In the Sebastes fasciatus isolate fSebFas1 chromosome 12, fSebFas1.pri, whole genome shotgun sequence genome, aaagttatagtgcagtataagatcattatttgGTTTGATAAAAGGCAGcaacaaacaggaaagttttaagcattgatttaaaagaactcagagctGGAGCCGGTCTTGCAGTTTTCTaagagcttgttccaaatatttggtgcataaaaactgaacgctgcttctgcatgtttagttctgactctgggggacactaagcagacctgatccagatgacctgagaggtctggatggttcataacatagcagaagatcagaaatgtattttggccctaaaccatttagtgctttgtaaaccagtaggagtattttgaaatcaattctctgagagacagggagccagcgTATAGAGAACTCAGAACTGGACTGTTGTCCTGTTAACAATGGTTAGATATAGTTTAAGTATTTATATACATAACTCACTGAAAGTGAAAAACTAATATTTTTAAAACTAATATTTTAAAGGGTGTGTGTCACTCAGTGAGTCTAAAGATGAGACTCAGTAAGCGTCCAGTAAACACACTGTGAGACGCTGTCTGACAGACTGAATCTCTTTCTCTTCAGCTCTGGTTAACAGTTAATCAATCAAAGGTCAAAGCCAGTGAAGCGTTAAATGTTTGCTTGTTCAGCGTTACATATCACAAGGGGAAATTGCAAAGCTCTGCGGTTAACATGTCGAGACTCCTTTGAAATCCTGTTGAACTTTGAAGGGAAAAACACTGACCTCAACAACAAGCTGAGACTGAAAAACACCTGATAGGCACGACTCTTCTCAGAGACTAGTGACGCACTGAAAGTGAGCAGCACTTCCTGTATTTACACTTCACATTTAAACTACATTTCAGGCGTAAATTGTCCTCAGAAAGAGCAAGTCATAACACCACCAGAGACTTAATAGTCTATTGAGCAATTTATTTTTGACAATATCATAATTTAGATGGTTATTTCTTTGTGTGTTCAGACTTTCTGTGAGCCTACTTCCTGAAACTGCAGAAgccacacctccacctccttataaataaatgcagagcAAACTTTCACTTCAGATAAGAAACTGCACAGGAGTGCACAGCATTTTTCTAATACTGAAAAGTTTGTGTTCACAGTCATGAAAGTACTTCTGGTTGCTGCGCTGGTCGCCCTGATTCATGGCAGTTAtggtaaatatgttttattttctcatcctgtctcctCAAACCAGTGAATTGTGTTGCTGCTCTGTAATGAGCTATTGGTTTGATCTTCTAGTGTGTTTCTGGTCTTTTTCCTcacaaatatattcatacagttgctatgttgtgtgtgtgtgtgtgtgtgtttgtgcctgttAGTCTGCTCGCCTGTCTGTTTCTCAGTGCGTATGTCCTCTGGAGAAAAGGGCTTTATTTTCTCTTCTGTCACACTGATGGGTTTCCCCTGGTGGTTACAAGACTCAAACAGGAAATGTTGGGGGAATTATCAAGGGACTGAtgaaaagaacaattaaatatttttttttgtttatacaCACTGTGTACAGAGTCTTGTCTCTATAAAACTCACAGCTTATGTGAAAACATaatgtttgtgttgtgtaacaTTTCTTTGCGTGAAGTGAAAGACAAACAACCTCTGTTGTCGTGCAAGTAAAGTGGAAGAACCTGTTTCTGGTCATGCGGCCGCGGTGACATTGAGCGTATTGGCAGTTTTCCCACAGGAGGCTGGAACAAATGTCAGGAAGGGAGCGGTTGTTTTCAAAGTGTTGCCCAGAACAGCAGCTCGATCCCCAGTGAGCCGACCCCGCTCCCACCCCTGTCTATTCATGTTGTGATCAATAACCTGCATGTGTAATCTCTGTCCACATGCAGCCACCCTGCTCATTAAAGGGCCAACCGAGCCGGTCCTGGAGGGAGACAGCATCACACTGGAGTGTCTGTACTCAGACTCTGAACGCAACATCAGCCAGGTCCATTTCGAGGTCTTCTCCCAGGTGAGCCATGGGAACAAAATGGGAGGAAATAGAGGAAAAGGTCAGGCCATGTTTGCTTACAACACTGCAGTGTTGCTAAGAAAGGCCAAAGTGATCAAGTGGTTTGTTATTGTTtgaattattaattgatttaatacTTCTTGTAGTGAAAAAATTTTGTTTTACATACAGGCTGATACTCAACATCGTCACTCACGTCATAACATTTACAGTCGGAACTAATTTGCACTGGCCGTCCCTACATGGGCAGTCAAATGCTCTATGTAAATATCACATCATCGAACAGCTGGCTGTCTGTGTAGCTCTggcttttggcgaggaaaaactggcatggccattttcaaaggggtcccttgacctctgacctccagatatgtgaataaaaatgggttgtatgggtacccacgagtctcccctttacagacatgcccactttatgataatcacattcagttttggggcaagtcatagtcaagtcagcacactgacacactgacagctgttgttgcctgttgggcttgagtttgccatgttatgatttgagcatatttattatgctaaatgcagtacctgtgagggtttctggacaatatttgtcattgttttgtgttgttaattgatttccaataataaatatatacataaatttgcataaagcagcatatttgcccactcccatgttgataagggtattaaatacttgaaaaaaaacttgaagtacattttgaacagataacaaatgtgtgattaatcatggacaatcatgccgtTATGAAACATTTTAATCCCATGACTAAAATCTTTACCATCCCTGCCTTTTAAGCTTAATAAAAGTCTTTCTTTGAATCTTTCTGTCTTCACCAGTACATGCGGAGATGGCGTACAGTTTGGGAGGGATCTATCTGCTTCTATTCGCTGGAAATCAAGCAgactgcagagagtctagtccTGTCTATCCCCCGTGCTGGAAGGTACTATCAGGGGCCCTACCGCTGTGTGTCCGACGCCGAAAATGTGACTGAGCCAGACAGCTCCTCCCGGACGCTGGATTTCAAAGTGCATTGTGAGTGCCTGGGTTGCTATGGGTAGGAGGAACAATGACTCAGCGACACTGTATTTCCCTTTTGATAAATAACGCAACCTTAGAGTTTTCATATAGTCTGTGTCCTGCAGAGGCCaaagagatttctgcaagaatctGACAATAGGCAAAAATGTGAATTGCAAATAAGATACCCAGCTTCTGAGTTTGACTTTCCAATAAGGAAATGTGGGGCAGCATAACTGAGCGTACTGACAAAGAAGGAAGCATAAAAAGTACCTGACTGTACAAACAGTCTAGGTGAGAAGACGGAACAGAGAAAGACTCTCGCAATTTCCGTCATATTTCCAACCAGCAGGAGGTAAAGCACATTATTCAGACACTGTGGACACAGCTTTCTTCACAGTGAGGGatagaaaaacacattaatagTTAATAAGACAAGACACATATGCAATGCAGCTGCAGAAAGTACAGATCCAGTGCAAACACGGTTATGTGTTGCTATGATGGGTTGACTAtagccatttcatttcaaagaAAAAGTGGAGCTCAAGTTTGAAGCTATCAGTGCAGGATATAGTTGCATGAAACGGCATCCATTGCGTAGTCAGTCAGATTATCAGTGTCCTCTATCTTCTCAGTGGCCATCAAATCGACCGTAATGCTGTTTGATAGGCTCCTCGGCCTCATGGGGGGAATCAATACGAGGCAAAGATTAGAATGGACTAAAGGACTGGAGAGAGGAGCCAGGAGCTGGATGGACGTGGGCCATCTATTGAGATGGAAGATGAGCCATTATTCACAACACTGCCTCTCTAAAGACTCCGATAAGATGAAgcctattatcattattattgattgCTTGGTACAGTCTGTGCCTTTGGGAGGCATTCATACTTGAGCCTGTATACTTAGAAGATCGGAGTGCTTAGCAGCTGCCGCCACTGTAAACATGTGTCCAGTCACGTCCTGATCTCTTGTAGAGGACGCTTCAGAATAAATGTCTTCCTTCATTAATGCTCGATCATTCTTCCTCTTTCCCGCTGGGTTTCAGATATGGGGGATCTGTCGCTGTACAGGGAAGGCTACACCAGCTACCTGGACGTCTCGCAGGAGCTAAAGGTGCGACTCGGGGAGGACGTGGTGGTGAAGTGCTCTGCCAGCTCATCAGAGAAGCCGAGCTACTTCTGGAATAAAGACGTGAGAAAGCCTCTGCACAGTGCCAGCGTCCTCATTATGCTGTTGGAAACTTGTCATTCTCTCTCCGGCTCCCTGCGCTTTCATGTGACCTCTTTATTTCTCTCCCGTCTTGTTCCAGTCTTTCTAGGTCCCtctttcttttaattttctctcctcctctaacACTCTTCCTCTCCCCGAGTTCCTCAAACCACTTGTTCCCCCGCCTCGGCCGCCGTCTCTCCATCCCCTCCTCTGAAGAAGAAGTGCTCTGTATTTAAGTGACCGGTTGGCTTAGGCCCACCGCTCGCTGGGGATTGCAGCTTGCCCACTTACAGAGGATTAATAGTTTAATGAGGTCTAGACAAGAGCCAGTCAACCTGAAAACAATTATGTGGATAGATTTCTAATGATTTTTTCGTGTGCGTGTTTGGTTAACCAGTATTGAATTATTCAACTTGGCTCTTCGCTGGGCTAAGAAACCTTCGTCGAGGGAAATTAAGTCATCCCTGTGTAAAACGCCACAGTGACAATAGGCATGTAGAACAAGAAGTTGATGAGATACACGGTGCCCTTGTGGTGAGAAAGTTACATTACACTTTAAAGGTGTCATCAAAAGcatataagcaccatagattaGGGTCAATAGGGGCATACAACACCCAATAGTaagttttatcatctattgacATGGTAGCTCatcgaaagaaggtataaaagaacaaaacagcgacctctagtgatcGCAGTAATTATGACATGCGCATAAGCGGAAGGCAggcactgtagtatagacagcagGAAACAACATATGTGGTGGGtatgatggatgggacacaaccagtgggcaacctccggggtctgagaagtgaagccaatgctgaagtgccttaaacttgcattctttctaatagccagcagggggcgactcctctggttgcaaaaagaagtctgattgtatacaagtccatgagaaaatgaccctacttctcacttgatttattacctcagtaaactttgtaaacatgagtttatggtctcaatcgctagtttcaaatcttcttcattacagcatgatgttgaagttttgttgcctaaatctagaacgtgttgcttttacgtttcgctttcacttttacaacgtagtaggtgtagtaggcccctactgacccacatctatggcgcttatagcgaccgattacgcctatttaatggcctgataacagtccacTACCGCCACCAGCAAGTCACAGGTGTAATGAAGCTCCGCAACCATGGAGATATCTTGGGAACAGGCAGACGTAATTGCCAAGTTCCCCCTTTTGTTATTCTTTTTGATGTTGGCTCGGGGTTAATGTGCTTGTTAAAAGGTCACTGCTAATCCGGGTTTTAAATGGGCTTACAAGACCAAATCCAATTCATTGGACATTTTATACTGCTAATACTATTTGTCCTCCGCATGATCATATGTagtgcttttttttgtcattatttgtTGAATATACGGCACTTTGATGAATAATAATATCTATTGTCAGCATGACTGACAGAGTTGGAATCACTTACCAACACTCATGATTAACCTGTCAATCTATTCGTGCTCCATTTAGTCACTTTGGAATTGTTCAAGATGAGATAGAGTGTTTGGTGGGTGTGTTTTCCTCTATATGTGTGTGACAGCTTACTGTACGTATGACAGGACTGGATATATGGGGCAGAAAGTGGCATCAGAATGGCCTACTTTGACAGACAGCCGCCGTGGGCTCATTGGCCCCCGGTAATAATGACAGCAGGACAGAGGCAGGAATGGGCCACTGCTTTGGGAGCCAGTGGATTTGCATACAAAATGCTGCTTTGGCCAGACCTGGCCTTTATGGGAAATCCTCTTAATTCAGATCCATTCAAATTGAAATGGACTTTCTTGGCAGGAGCTGCAGCTCCCAGGAGCCAAATCATTTGCATGgtgtaatgtcttttttttttttttttacctcctcctcctccatgttcgTTTGTTTTCCAATCCTAGTGTTTGGCCTATTATTTGTTTCCTCCCATGTCGGGCTCTATCTCATAATAGTGCTGCTATTTTTGTGTCAACAATTCATCCCGCTCCCTCGCCATCTCATTATGTGTTGTGTTAACAGTCTGTTGTCGCGGCTTCATTCTTTGCGGATGATGGTGTTATTTGGGTTATTGACTTGTGTCGATGTGTGTTCGTTCATTTACTGAGATTACTGTTCAGGTAAATACACTTAATTTAGGACTTTGGGAACTATTCTCTGAGGGGCCGTGCACCagttgtctctctgtctgtcccacTTCCGTTGCCAATTTCTCCCTTTCTTGTCCTATTTTGTTCTCTGTTTGTCCATCTTTCACTTATACACACATCAGCcacttttccttctctttctctattTTACACTCCTCACATCtgactgtttctgtttctctctcttttgccAACTAGCATCGTCTATTCTCCATCTTTCTTGTGCTCTCAGCTCAGCACAATTTTAATTTGTTGGAGTTTGTTGATTCTCTTAGGGCTGCAAACAATCCAGCCAATATTTTCTTTTCGACTTTCTGCCCCGCTTTCTGTTTGCTCCCTTCTCCTGTATGCTCTCTTTTAaatctccatctttctctcacAGGGTGACGACTGGATCCTGCCTCTCTCCACGCTGACGCTGAAGAAGGTGACTGCGATGGATGGAGGCCAGTACACTTGCATGGCCCAGCATCCCTCTGTGGAGTCACTCAGCAAGAAACACACCATCAGCATCACGGTGCTGTCTGGTAAGAAAAGACTATAGATTTAACTGGACAAGTCCCATTGTCCTTTACACTGTATAGAGCGGTTGTTTCCCAACTTCCTCTTTCTAAGAACTGGTATGGGATTTCTTTGTAACTGTAGGGAAATGCTGCTCTCCACTCCCTCTAAgcataaacaaaaaaacgttGTGTTCTACTTCCTTTTCAATCAACCGCTTAAATGTTACTAGACAGGTCACCTGTTTGTGTGCAATTACGTCATCAGGAGCATAAGCAGAAGTTGTCATTTGTGAAAGTGTGAAACCTTTAAAGCCCTGCTTTTCTAAAGAAGCAGTAAAGAGGTCATGGTTTAATTTATCTGCACACaagaatgataataataagtAGGAAAAAGACTGCTATTCTAAGAGAGATGAAGACATTTATGAAAACACCTCACATAAAGAAAGGTGACAAAGAAGTCCAAAATTAAATTacctttaaaatgtcaaatgaaaGTAGGTGAGATGATACCAGAGgacattaatacatttaaaataatataaataaatggccatgacagaaCTACACCGACTTTAAAGGATAAGAGTATAATTATTGGATATAGAGTAAAAGAAGCAATGGTTTTATCTGaccttttgattttttttttcttttgacagAAATGTCAAGTCAAACATAAAGGCACTCTAGAGCAgaggttctcaaccttttctaacttaaaggggacatgtcatgaaaaactcacttttccagtgcttgtgcacatacatttgggtatctggagtgcctaccaacccacaaactgtgaaataagacaacccaatcaatttttttgtgggctgcctagatcagaaaacatgtgattcaacaagccattcagatttggcttcccttcctatgtcacatgcaggctcattagaatatatcgcccacacgTTGacaactacctttgcaaaggtgcaccatatttttctcgcaagccaattagagcagactgagcttttttgggaggggggcttaaaggGACAGGTCCTAAAACgtagcgtttcagacagagggtgaatacaggtatattcagacagacggtatgagaagaataatatgttttttgaacattaaaggggaacaacgcccattttcaaaatccaTGCATGTTCGTCCTATGGTCTGTgacagtccaaaaaaaacattagtaaaCTTGAACAACTCTCCAAAATCCCAAAATTGCAAACGACTGCTAAAACtgaaacttgtgatgtcatagggtatcaagtctggagctgctctatagacaatgaattgggagaggTGTTATAGAcaacactgagagcacccaggggaacgTTCTGTCTATATGGGAAAATGTTCTGTTTCCCAACTGAGAAGAGACTCCAACATCACTTCAAGGgaacgctggctagctaacaatggcaaaacatgcattttaatTTGACATTTGC is a window encoding:
- the LOC141779865 gene encoding basal cell adhesion molecule; the encoded protein is MKVLLVAALVALIHGSYATLLIKGPTEPVLEGDSITLECLYSDSERNISQVHFEVFSQYMRRWRTVWEGSICFYSLEIKQTAESLVLSIPRAGRYYQGPYRCVSDAENVTEPDSSSRTLDFKVHYMGDLSLYREGYTSYLDVSQELKVRLGEDVVVKCSASSSEKPSYFWNKDGDDWILPLSTLTLKKVTAMDGGQYTCMAQHPSVESLSKKHTISITVLSEDAPWYASSNGRLMLMTSAAAVSLLVFILSMTVFLCRRAKQARTSKGPIDDKSQKKPIYKASVESLPSTCGDKQPLV